Proteins from a genomic interval of Amycolatopsis sp. cg13:
- a CDS encoding M15 family metallopeptidase translates to MTRSESARSPFRRTVGRVLRRRGAVSEADGAVPPGTTVFAEIPAVANLDPVFLDALRRAAKDAANDGVEFRVNSGWRSPAYQNQLRRKAIARYGSEQEAARWVATAERSAHVLGNAIDLGPFEATAWLSKHGAAYGLCQIYRNEPWHYELRPEAIDQGCPPMYADPSQDPRLQA, encoded by the coding sequence ATGACCCGCAGCGAATCCGCACGAAGTCCCTTCCGGCGAACCGTCGGCCGGGTGCTTCGCCGTCGTGGCGCAGTCAGCGAGGCAGATGGAGCCGTCCCGCCCGGCACGACGGTGTTCGCCGAGATTCCCGCCGTGGCCAATCTCGACCCGGTGTTCCTGGACGCACTGCGCCGCGCGGCGAAGGATGCCGCGAACGACGGCGTCGAGTTCCGCGTCAACAGCGGCTGGCGATCACCGGCGTATCAGAATCAGCTTCGGCGCAAGGCAATCGCCAGATACGGCTCGGAACAGGAAGCCGCGCGCTGGGTGGCCACCGCCGAGCGGTCCGCGCACGTCCTGGGGAACGCGATCGACCTCGGTCCGTTCGAGGCCACGGCTTGGTTGTCGAAACACGGAGCCGCGTATGGACTGTGCCAGATCTACCGCAACGAACCGTGGCACTACGAACTGCGTCCCGAGGCCATCGACCAGGGCTGCCCGCCGATGTACGCCGATCCGTCGCAGGACCCGAGGTTGCAGGCCTAG
- the speD gene encoding adenosylmethionine decarboxylase: MRSYFVGGEAGGVGEFAGRHVLAEFSGVAAELLDDPAFLCESLERALDKAGATVCELTYKQFEPHGVTAMALLSESHASIHTYPERGSAFVDVFTCGRKADPELAVQLLRDLLGASVSRVTTIHRGQE; this comes from the coding sequence TTGCGGTCGTACTTCGTCGGCGGGGAGGCCGGCGGGGTCGGGGAATTCGCCGGACGGCACGTGCTGGCCGAGTTTTCCGGGGTGGCCGCGGAATTGCTCGACGATCCGGCGTTTCTGTGCGAGAGCTTGGAACGTGCGCTGGACAAGGCCGGCGCGACGGTGTGCGAGTTGACGTACAAGCAGTTCGAGCCGCACGGGGTGACGGCGATGGCTTTGCTGTCGGAGTCGCACGCCTCGATTCACACGTATCCGGAGCGCGGGTCGGCGTTCGTGGATGTGTTCACGTGCGGGCGCAAGGCGGATCCGGAGCTGGCGGTTCAGTTGCTGCGGGACTTGCTCGGCGCGAGCGTTTCGCGGGTCACCACTATCCACAGAGGACAGGAATGA
- a CDS encoding MarR family winged helix-turn-helix transcriptional regulator, with protein sequence MSSDPPGYELPLRLLFGFRSLIDDLHAELAKQGHPDVRPMHGFVFQAIGPSGTTAVDLGRALGVTKQAAGKTIDTLERLGYVHRERDPDDGRRMLVRLTDRGLDCLAKSARIFDRLRAEWSEALGAGRLRALEEDLRKVASPESARLDLPGWFSGA encoded by the coding sequence ATGTCAAGCGATCCGCCGGGATACGAGCTGCCGCTGCGCCTGCTGTTCGGCTTCCGCAGCCTGATCGACGACCTGCACGCCGAGCTGGCGAAGCAAGGCCACCCCGACGTCCGCCCGATGCACGGCTTCGTCTTCCAAGCGATCGGCCCGTCCGGCACGACCGCCGTCGACCTGGGCCGCGCGCTCGGCGTAACCAAGCAGGCCGCGGGCAAGACGATCGACACCCTGGAGCGGCTGGGCTACGTCCACCGGGAACGCGACCCCGACGACGGCCGCCGCATGCTGGTCCGGCTGACGGATCGAGGTCTCGACTGCCTGGCCAAATCCGCGCGGATCTTCGACCGACTACGCGCGGAGTGGTCTGAAGCCCTGGGTGCCGGACGGCTTCGCGCGCTGGAGGAGGACTTGCGGAAAGTCGCGTCGCCAGAGTCCGCGCGACTGGACTTGCCGGGCTGGTTCTCCGGCGCTTGA
- a CDS encoding BTAD domain-containing putative transcriptional regulator, producing MDFRVLGALEIQAGSDRLTLPGARHRRVLACLLLSPNSVVPLPKLIEATWDGEPPATATKQIQNCVSVLRERLADPGQQLIVTDGSGYRITVDNQQVDWLRFTDAVAAARQSAESGALAEGVEEIRSALKLWRGPVLDGLDSAALAGRAARLEEQRLTALELCIDWQLKLGQYREVVDELAEIVEDHPLRERPYAQLMLALDRSGRQADALTVFQRLRTQLAEELGVDPGADVRRLHERILRGETEEPSEPEEQPSQPEQPSSQLDRAADELAAAIVRQWTAEAEIRSLHRPEPVPLTWTSTERPVAAAASAVLGRPGTQSRLTFSGDLTDVVAKFRQVPARQLIVLGEPGAGKSVLAILLTLGLLADPPPGEPVPVLLPLSSWNPREEHLHGWLARRLVEEYPGLANSGAYGKGAALRLVLEGRIIPVLDGLDELAPGLHTAAIDALDQAVSGGRPLVVTCRSTEYEFAVEQSGTFLSRAAVVEIEPVETEDAIDFLTARQRFGETRWDPVVRQLRKSPESPLAQALRTPLMVDLARTAYAHPSTDPGELCDTTRFPDRAAIEGHLLDEYLPVVYTSRPAPPARLDRPTRPRDYPADQAQRWLSFFARQLERDQSRDLAWWQLDRAVPRLVLGLCLGLPPALLFALTGWIAAGPVIGAIYGLSFAVAGCVTHTVGSRPGPLRVEARFRGTAGRFLRRFAVGVLIGVCLGLAWSLSAGVIALLAVVFGLAIGVHVWLDTPLEASRVSSPASVLRNDRAATLSFTLSFIVSLGLFYGMAFAFTKETRFLGVFHDHYDLALAFAGGLASALLGRFLVRSPGSLAYGLAGVIIGGQVFSRASSTAQAIAAGVMFGLAVGLSVWIARAWGAYTFSRLWLASRKRIPLDLMGFLDDAHRRGVLRQVGEVYQFRHARLQERLADPS from the coding sequence ATGGATTTTCGCGTGCTCGGAGCGCTGGAAATCCAGGCTGGATCCGACCGGCTGACGCTGCCCGGCGCCCGCCATCGCCGCGTGCTGGCCTGTTTGCTGCTCTCGCCGAACTCCGTCGTACCGCTGCCGAAGCTGATCGAGGCGACGTGGGACGGCGAGCCGCCCGCGACGGCGACCAAGCAGATCCAGAACTGTGTTTCGGTGCTCCGCGAGCGGCTCGCCGATCCCGGGCAACAGCTCATCGTGACCGACGGTTCGGGCTACCGGATCACGGTCGACAATCAGCAAGTCGACTGGCTTCGATTTACCGACGCCGTCGCCGCGGCCCGCCAGTCGGCGGAGAGCGGCGCGCTGGCCGAGGGCGTCGAGGAGATCCGTTCGGCGTTGAAGCTGTGGCGCGGCCCGGTGCTGGACGGTCTGGATTCCGCGGCGCTCGCCGGGCGCGCGGCGCGGCTGGAGGAGCAGCGGCTGACCGCGCTGGAGCTGTGCATCGACTGGCAGCTGAAGCTCGGTCAGTACCGCGAGGTCGTGGACGAGCTGGCGGAGATCGTCGAGGACCATCCGCTGCGGGAACGGCCGTACGCACAGCTGATGCTCGCGTTGGATCGCAGCGGGCGGCAGGCGGACGCGCTGACCGTGTTTCAGCGGTTGCGGACGCAGCTCGCCGAGGAGCTCGGGGTCGATCCCGGTGCCGATGTGCGCCGGTTGCACGAGCGGATTCTGCGCGGGGAGACGGAAGAACCGAGCGAGCCGGAGGAGCAGCCGAGTCAACCCGAACAGCCGTCGAGCCAGCTCGACCGCGCGGCCGACGAGCTCGCGGCGGCGATCGTCCGGCAGTGGACCGCGGAGGCCGAGATCCGCTCGCTGCACCGTCCGGAACCGGTGCCGCTGACCTGGACGAGCACCGAGCGCCCGGTCGCCGCGGCGGCGTCGGCGGTGCTCGGGCGGCCCGGCACCCAGAGCAGGCTGACGTTCAGCGGCGATCTCACCGACGTCGTCGCGAAGTTCCGGCAGGTCCCGGCGCGGCAGCTGATCGTGCTCGGCGAACCGGGCGCGGGGAAATCAGTGCTGGCCATCCTGCTCACGCTCGGGCTGCTGGCCGACCCGCCGCCGGGCGAACCGGTGCCGGTGCTGCTGCCGCTGTCGTCGTGGAATCCCCGCGAGGAACACCTGCACGGCTGGCTGGCCCGACGGTTGGTCGAGGAGTATCCGGGCCTGGCCAACAGCGGCGCGTACGGCAAGGGCGCGGCGCTGCGGCTGGTGCTCGAAGGCCGGATCATCCCGGTGCTCGACGGGCTCGACGAGCTGGCGCCCGGGCTCCACACCGCGGCGATCGACGCGTTGGACCAGGCCGTTTCCGGAGGACGGCCGCTCGTGGTGACCTGCCGCAGCACCGAGTACGAATTTGCGGTCGAGCAGTCCGGGACCTTTCTGTCGCGGGCGGCGGTGGTGGAGATCGAACCGGTCGAGACCGAGGACGCGATCGACTTTCTCACCGCGCGGCAGCGGTTCGGCGAAACCCGCTGGGACCCGGTGGTCCGGCAGCTGCGGAAGAGCCCGGAAAGCCCGCTGGCGCAGGCACTTCGCACGCCGCTGATGGTCGACCTGGCCAGGACGGCGTACGCGCATCCGTCGACCGATCCCGGCGAACTCTGCGATACCACCCGGTTTCCCGACCGCGCGGCGATCGAAGGGCATCTGCTGGACGAGTACCTTCCGGTGGTCTACACCTCCCGTCCGGCCCCGCCCGCGCGGCTCGACCGGCCGACTCGGCCGCGCGATTACCCGGCGGACCAGGCGCAGCGTTGGCTGAGCTTCTTCGCCCGGCAACTGGAACGCGACCAGAGCCGCGATCTCGCGTGGTGGCAGCTGGATCGTGCGGTGCCGAGGCTGGTTCTCGGGCTCTGCCTCGGGCTGCCGCCCGCGTTGCTGTTCGCGCTCACCGGCTGGATCGCGGCGGGGCCGGTGATCGGCGCGATTTACGGGCTGTCGTTCGCGGTGGCAGGCTGTGTAACGCATACCGTCGGCAGCCGACCGGGCCCGTTGCGAGTGGAGGCGCGGTTCCGCGGTACCGCGGGCCGGTTCCTGCGGCGGTTCGCGGTCGGGGTGCTGATCGGGGTCTGTCTCGGACTGGCCTGGTCGCTGTCGGCCGGGGTGATCGCGCTGCTCGCGGTGGTGTTCGGGTTGGCGATCGGGGTGCACGTCTGGCTGGACACACCGCTGGAGGCGAGCCGGGTGTCTAGTCCGGCGAGCGTCCTGCGCAACGACCGCGCGGCGACGCTGTCGTTCACCTTGTCCTTCATCGTTTCGCTGGGCTTGTTCTACGGGATGGCGTTCGCCTTCACGAAGGAAACGCGATTCCTGGGCGTTTTCCACGACCATTACGACCTGGCGCTGGCCTTTGCCGGAGGGCTGGCGTCGGCGTTGCTGGGCCGGTTTTTGGTGCGGAGCCCGGGAAGTCTCGCCTACGGCCTCGCTGGCGTGATCATCGGCGGCCAGGTCTTTTCGCGCGCGTCGAGCACGGCGCAGGCGATCGCGGCGGGTGTCATGTTCGGGTTGGCGGTGGGGCTGAGCGTGTGGATCGCCCGGGCTTGGGGCGCGTACACGTTCAGCCGGTTGTGGCTGGCCTCCCGGAAGCGGATCCCGTTGGACCTCATGGGTTTCCTCGACGACGCGCATCGCCGTGGTGTCCTGCGTCAGGTCGGTGAGGTGTACCAGTTCCGGCACGCTCGATTGCAGGAACGGCTGGCTGATCCGTCCTAG
- a CDS encoding aminoglycoside N(3)-acetyltransferase: protein MVDADAVCAGVRELGVSAGGVVIVHSSLSALGSVDGGADAVVRGLLRAVGSAGTVVVPAFTPQVADPFPEVSGPADAEVEEARGRVPLFHDGLATPMGAVPNAVLGWEGRSRSRHPQASVAAVGARAAEVTRRQPLAYAVGLGSPFDWLHRERAQIVLLGVGHDRNSFLHYAESLVPHHRRKVRRFPYLVDGERVWVRTGDVGDDNGRFFPQVGAEFGETGGVRRGKIGAADCQVMDCVPFVAFAQRRLGELLR, encoded by the coding sequence GTGGTTGACGCGGATGCGGTGTGCGCGGGGGTTCGGGAGCTGGGGGTTTCTGCCGGCGGGGTGGTGATTGTGCATTCGTCGTTGTCCGCGTTGGGGAGCGTGGATGGTGGAGCGGATGCGGTGGTGCGGGGGTTGTTGCGGGCGGTGGGGTCTGCGGGGACGGTGGTGGTGCCCGCGTTTACGCCGCAGGTGGCGGATCCGTTTCCGGAGGTGTCGGGACCGGCGGACGCTGAGGTTGAGGAGGCGCGGGGGAGGGTGCCGTTGTTTCATGACGGGTTGGCGACGCCGATGGGGGCGGTGCCCAACGCGGTGCTGGGGTGGGAGGGACGGTCGCGCAGCCGGCATCCGCAGGCGTCGGTGGCCGCGGTGGGGGCTCGGGCGGCGGAAGTGACTCGGCGGCAGCCGCTGGCGTATGCGGTGGGGCTGGGGTCGCCGTTCGACTGGCTGCATCGGGAGCGGGCGCAGATTGTGCTGCTCGGGGTCGGGCATGATCGGAACTCGTTCTTGCACTACGCGGAATCTCTGGTGCCGCATCATCGGCGGAAGGTTCGGCGGTTTCCGTACCTTGTGGACGGGGAGCGGGTGTGGGTGCGGACCGGCGACGTCGGGGACGACAACGGGCGGTTCTTTCCTCAGGTCGGGGCGGAATTCGGCGAGACGGGCGGCGTGCGGCGGGGGAAGATCGGTGCCGCGGATTGCCAAGTGATGGACTGTGTACCGTTCGTAGCGTTTGCCCAGCGGAGGCTGGGAGAGCTGCTGCGGTGA
- a CDS encoding cupin domain-containing protein: protein MDNLVVDCKGEWQVPVIRDSRRTETPNAVMTTLASPTQGGSQQAVWKVEMAPGAVGPVHAFDTEQVWTVLGGGAEIALNGVVEVVKEGETVVMPADAERQVRADAGNGMVAIVCAPGNTRVYRTGVVPACATADGDKILPDWVA from the coding sequence ATGGACAACCTTGTTGTCGATTGTAAAGGGGAGTGGCAAGTGCCGGTCATCAGGGACAGTCGTCGGACGGAGACGCCGAACGCGGTCATGACGACGCTGGCGTCGCCGACTCAGGGCGGCAGTCAGCAGGCGGTCTGGAAGGTCGAGATGGCGCCGGGTGCGGTGGGGCCGGTGCATGCGTTCGATACCGAGCAGGTGTGGACGGTTCTCGGCGGCGGGGCGGAGATTGCGCTGAATGGGGTCGTCGAGGTCGTGAAAGAAGGGGAGACCGTCGTAATGCCTGCCGACGCCGAGCGGCAGGTGCGGGCCGATGCCGGCAACGGCATGGTGGCGATCGTGTGTGCGCCGGGGAATACGCGGGTGTACCGGACTGGCGTGGTGCCGGCGTGCGCGACGGCGGACGGCGACAAGATTCTTCCGGACTGGGTCGCCTGA
- a CDS encoding cytochrome P450, which produces MAGEGAVQGVPMGRAQGCPFDPPPSLTEVRDRAPLTRMVFPDGHVGWLATGHAEVRAILGDQRFSNRYELWHYPFPGMEQFPELPPAPVGDMTGIDAPEHTRFRKLLTGKFTVRRMRLLSDRVAEVADEYLDSMEKAGPGVDLVAAYAHPVPAVMICELLGVPYSDRDSFLGSAAAISDVALSEEERMTAYGQLQEYVASLVPAKRSAPTDDLFSDLTSSDLTDEELAGLGTFLLAAGLDTTANMLALGTYALLKNPEQWAVVRDDPEAAGGAVEELMRYLSIAHTGVRAALTDVEVGGSVIRAGESVVLSVQAANRDPLKFERPDELDVRRVATGHVGFGHGIHQCLGQQLARVEMTVALPALVRRFPTLRVAGEVPLRPEYQNIYGVLKLPVAW; this is translated from the coding sequence ATGGCTGGGGAAGGCGCTGTGCAAGGGGTTCCGATGGGGCGGGCGCAGGGGTGTCCGTTCGACCCGCCGCCGTCGTTGACCGAGGTGCGGGACCGGGCTCCGCTGACGCGGATGGTGTTTCCGGACGGGCACGTCGGGTGGCTGGCCACCGGGCACGCGGAGGTCCGGGCGATTCTGGGGGATCAGCGGTTCAGCAACCGGTACGAATTGTGGCACTACCCGTTCCCGGGGATGGAACAGTTTCCGGAACTGCCGCCGGCTCCGGTCGGGGACATGACGGGGATCGACGCGCCGGAGCACACCCGGTTCCGGAAGCTGCTGACGGGGAAATTCACGGTTCGGCGGATGCGGTTGCTCAGCGATCGGGTGGCCGAGGTCGCGGACGAGTATTTGGATTCGATGGAGAAGGCCGGTCCCGGGGTTGATCTGGTCGCGGCTTACGCGCATCCGGTGCCCGCGGTGATGATTTGCGAACTGCTCGGAGTTCCGTATTCGGATCGGGATTCTTTCCTGGGATCCGCCGCGGCGATCAGTGATGTCGCACTTTCCGAAGAGGAGAGGATGACGGCTTATGGCCAGTTGCAGGAGTATGTGGCTTCGTTGGTACCGGCTAAGCGATCCGCGCCCACGGACGACCTGTTCAGTGATCTGACCAGCAGTGATTTGACCGACGAGGAACTGGCTGGGCTGGGGACGTTCCTGCTCGCCGCCGGGTTGGACACTACGGCGAACATGCTGGCGTTGGGGACTTATGCGCTGCTGAAGAATCCGGAGCAGTGGGCTGTGGTCCGGGATGATCCGGAGGCTGCTGGCGGGGCTGTTGAGGAGTTGATGCGGTATCTGTCCATCGCGCACACGGGGGTTCGGGCCGCGTTGACGGACGTTGAGGTCGGGGGGTCGGTGATCCGGGCCGGGGAGAGCGTGGTGTTGTCCGTGCAAGCCGCCAATCGGGATCCCTTGAAGTTCGAGCGGCCGGACGAGTTGGACGTGCGGCGGGTCGCGACCGGGCATGTGGGGTTCGGGCATGGGATTCACCAGTGCTTGGGGCAGCAGTTGGCTCGGGTGGAGATGACGGTGGCGTTGCCCGCGTTGGTCCGGCGGTTTCCGACGCTGCGGGTGGCGGGGGAGGTGCCGTTGCGGCCTGAATATCAGAATATTTATGGGGTTCTGAAGCTGCCGGTCGCGTGGTGA
- a CDS encoding GyrI-like domain-containing protein encodes MAALTDAELTILGLLVEQPQHGYALERVVEERGIRNWTALGFSSIYYVLDKLAKRGLIEATGAPRSGKSRATIQATQAGVELCAEATREALSALTPIHARVLVAMANSPGLPEAEVHAGLTARLAALREQLAEVRATRARQEPLPDAAAAIFDYSEAMLTADLTWTESVLSKETTVDKYDVKKAHRALYSPPSKDFTVVDVPALQYLAADGHGDPNTASEYTNAVEALYGIAYSVKFASKKNLGRDFVVGPLEGLWRADDPSVFLARDKEKWDWTMLISQPDWVTEEMVREAAESVAKKKDNPALAGVRLRTLTEGTSVQILHLGSYDDETPTLNQLHHEYLPEHGLTFNGDHHEIYLSDPRRTAPDKLKTVLRQPVKPLGTRSAPAES; translated from the coding sequence ATGGCCGCCCTCACCGACGCCGAACTGACCATCCTGGGTCTGCTCGTCGAGCAACCGCAGCACGGCTACGCGCTGGAACGGGTAGTCGAGGAACGCGGCATCCGCAACTGGACCGCGCTCGGCTTCTCCTCGATCTATTACGTCCTCGACAAACTGGCCAAGCGCGGCCTGATCGAAGCCACCGGCGCACCCCGCTCCGGGAAATCGCGCGCAACCATCCAAGCCACGCAGGCCGGTGTCGAGCTGTGTGCGGAGGCCACCCGCGAAGCCCTCAGCGCGCTGACCCCGATCCACGCGCGGGTCCTCGTCGCGATGGCCAACAGCCCCGGCCTGCCGGAGGCGGAAGTGCACGCCGGGCTGACCGCGCGACTCGCCGCGTTGCGCGAACAACTCGCCGAAGTCCGGGCGACGCGCGCCCGCCAAGAACCGTTGCCGGACGCCGCGGCGGCGATCTTCGACTACAGCGAAGCAATGCTCACAGCCGACCTCACCTGGACCGAAAGCGTCCTCAGCAAGGAGACCACGGTGGACAAGTACGACGTCAAGAAAGCCCACCGCGCGCTGTATTCGCCGCCGTCGAAGGATTTCACCGTCGTGGACGTACCCGCGCTCCAGTACCTCGCCGCCGACGGACACGGCGACCCGAACACCGCGTCCGAGTACACGAACGCCGTCGAAGCGCTGTACGGAATCGCTTATTCGGTGAAGTTCGCCAGCAAGAAAAACCTTGGCCGGGACTTCGTCGTCGGACCGCTCGAGGGCTTGTGGCGTGCGGACGACCCCAGCGTCTTTCTCGCGCGGGACAAAGAGAAATGGGACTGGACGATGCTGATCAGCCAGCCGGACTGGGTCACCGAGGAGATGGTCCGGGAGGCCGCCGAAAGCGTCGCGAAGAAGAAGGACAACCCCGCGCTGGCCGGAGTTCGGCTACGCACGCTGACGGAGGGCACGAGCGTCCAGATCCTGCACCTCGGCTCGTACGACGACGAAACACCTACGCTGAACCAGCTCCACCACGAATACCTGCCCGAGCACGGCCTGACGTTCAACGGCGACCACCACGAGATCTACCTGAGCGACCCGCGCCGCACCGCTCCCGACAAGCTGAAAACGGTTCTGCGGCAGCCGGTCAAGCCTCTTGGAACACGATCTGCTCCGGCGGAGTCGTGA
- a CDS encoding nuclease, whose amino-acid sequence MPLTLIKGQFRVVGASPDGDSVRFYPDRADAFSAANLKVRTNSRGGVQLRLDGIDALETHYRPRVAGAELWRQPKELADAAGAELLRYLGFTKVERDEGGRVSASTPGETSGHILTRFADKYGRAVAFAFPGQRAGRSTDGGDVHFDPKALKASANFRLLETGLAYPTFYSKLYPDLRQAMADAAVAARTAGKGVWEHDVTTSGFRLRSRAQLRDDVVLLPKLFRRLVDYLSLDETGGVSLAGFADYVDTRNDRLFTIPDGHATELHTLLSVRRQTLKLTTPPEQIVFQEA is encoded by the coding sequence GTGCCGTTGACATTGATCAAAGGTCAGTTCAGGGTCGTCGGGGCTTCGCCGGACGGAGACTCGGTCCGGTTTTATCCCGACCGGGCCGACGCATTTTCCGCCGCGAACCTCAAGGTGCGCACCAATTCCCGGGGCGGGGTGCAGTTGCGCCTCGACGGGATCGACGCGCTCGAGACGCATTACCGGCCGCGCGTCGCGGGGGCTGAGTTGTGGCGTCAGCCGAAAGAACTGGCTGACGCGGCCGGGGCGGAACTGTTGCGGTACCTCGGTTTCACCAAGGTCGAGCGCGACGAAGGCGGCCGCGTTTCCGCGAGTACGCCGGGGGAAACGAGCGGGCACATCCTGACCCGGTTCGCCGACAAGTACGGCCGTGCGGTCGCGTTCGCGTTTCCCGGGCAGCGGGCAGGGCGCTCCACCGATGGCGGGGACGTGCATTTTGATCCGAAAGCGCTGAAGGCGTCGGCGAATTTCCGGCTGCTCGAAACCGGGCTGGCGTATCCGACGTTCTACTCCAAGCTTTACCCGGATCTCCGGCAGGCAATGGCCGACGCGGCGGTCGCGGCGCGCACCGCGGGCAAGGGCGTGTGGGAGCACGACGTGACCACCAGCGGCTTCCGGCTGAGGAGCCGTGCCCAGTTGAGGGACGACGTGGTGCTGCTGCCGAAACTGTTCCGTCGTCTCGTCGATTACCTGAGCCTGGACGAGACCGGCGGCGTCTCGCTCGCCGGGTTCGCGGACTACGTCGACACCCGCAACGACCGGCTTTTCACCATCCCCGACGGGCACGCCACCGAACTGCACACGCTCCTGTCCGTCCGGCGGCAGACGCTCAAGCTCACGACTCCGCCGGAGCAGATCGTGTTCCAAGAGGCTTGA
- a CDS encoding spermidine synthase translates to MNIEEPVGVGLTRRWQVSDVVVDTRTAYQHLVIGKTAQGISLFCDDERQSTEFSQLVYHEALLVPALLLASTVDRVLVVGSSEGVVCQIAAEAGASVDHVDIDAEAVRLCAEHLPYGYSSAELARAERGEGPVRVHYADGWEYVHTCGEKYDVVLVDLPDEQDSTEAQHNRLYSAEFLARCRSLLTPGGVVAYQGGCPTLWRNSTLVKCWRRFEEVFPAPVYFGSPEHEWAFFFGTDVEAPVETMVERLSTLPYRPVTIDALTLRGATVPPISLRR, encoded by the coding sequence ATGAACATCGAGGAGCCAGTCGGCGTCGGGCTGACGCGGCGGTGGCAGGTATCGGACGTTGTGGTCGACACGCGGACTGCCTACCAGCATCTGGTGATCGGCAAGACGGCACAGGGGATTTCGCTGTTCTGCGACGACGAGCGGCAGAGTACTGAGTTCAGCCAGCTGGTGTATCACGAGGCGCTGCTGGTGCCTGCGTTGCTGCTGGCGTCCACTGTGGACCGGGTGCTGGTGGTCGGGTCCAGTGAGGGCGTGGTGTGCCAGATCGCGGCCGAGGCGGGGGCTTCAGTCGATCACGTGGACATCGATGCCGAGGCGGTTCGGCTTTGCGCGGAGCATCTTCCGTACGGGTACTCGTCGGCTGAGCTGGCTCGCGCGGAGCGTGGCGAGGGGCCGGTTCGGGTGCATTACGCCGATGGGTGGGAGTACGTCCACACTTGCGGCGAGAAGTACGACGTCGTGTTGGTGGATCTGCCGGATGAGCAGGATTCCACTGAGGCTCAGCACAATCGGTTGTACAGCGCGGAATTCCTGGCACGGTGCCGGTCGTTGCTGACTCCTGGCGGGGTGGTCGCGTACCAGGGCGGGTGCCCGACGTTGTGGCGGAACTCGACGTTGGTGAAGTGCTGGCGTCGGTTCGAGGAAGTCTTCCCGGCGCCGGTTTACTTTGGCTCACCGGAGCACGAGTGGGCGTTTTTCTTTGGGACGGACGTGGAAGCGCCGGTGGAGACGATGGTGGAGCGGCTGTCGACGCTGCCGTATCGGCCGGTGACGATTGATGCTTTGACGCTGCGTGGGGCTACGGTGCCGCCGATCAGTCTTCGCCGGTGA
- a CDS encoding phosphotransferase family protein yields the protein MEEVEIVVAHHERATLRVGDVFLKVDTDQARADAEVAAMALAPLPTPEILWRKPPVLALAALPGRELGRPGTPSTASPEAWVAAGAAARKLHEAPLPPTPGRNLDELAEELDRECAWLIANDVLPADVVTGNRRLAEAALQPRTPVFIHGDLQVAHIFVEGDEVTGVLDWSEAAQGDAHFDLAALTLAHQEHLDDVLSGYGGGIDLDVLRAWWSLRSLRVVHFLVGHGFDPAPEVAVLEAQLF from the coding sequence ATGGAGGAAGTCGAAATCGTCGTCGCCCACCACGAACGCGCGACCCTGCGCGTCGGCGACGTGTTCCTGAAGGTCGACACCGACCAAGCACGCGCCGACGCCGAGGTCGCCGCGATGGCGCTCGCGCCGCTCCCGACTCCGGAGATCCTCTGGCGGAAACCGCCCGTCCTCGCCCTCGCCGCGCTGCCCGGACGGGAACTCGGCCGCCCCGGCACACCGTCGACCGCGTCGCCGGAAGCTTGGGTCGCCGCCGGAGCCGCCGCCCGGAAGCTGCACGAGGCGCCGCTGCCGCCGACCCCCGGCCGGAACCTCGACGAACTCGCCGAGGAACTCGACCGCGAATGCGCGTGGCTGATCGCGAACGACGTCCTGCCCGCCGATGTGGTCACCGGCAACCGCCGTCTCGCCGAGGCCGCGCTCCAGCCGCGAACCCCGGTGTTCATCCACGGCGATCTGCAGGTCGCGCACATTTTCGTCGAGGGCGACGAGGTGACCGGCGTTCTCGACTGGTCCGAAGCCGCCCAGGGCGACGCCCACTTCGACCTCGCCGCCTTGACTCTCGCGCACCAGGAACACCTCGACGACGTCCTGTCCGGTTACGGCGGCGGCATCGACCTCGACGTGCTCCGCGCGTGGTGGTCGCTGCGCAGCCTGCGGGTCGTCCACTTCCTCGTCGGGCACGGCTTCGACCCGGCGCCGGAGGTCGCGGTCTTGGAAGCTCAGCTATTCTAG